One part of the Merismopedia glauca CCAP 1448/3 genome encodes these proteins:
- the bioF gene encoding 8-amino-7-oxononanoate synthase, giving the protein MLEDSYLWIEKSLTTIHQANWYRSVRTLESLPGAEVVLEGKPVINFASNDYLGLAGDYRLIEAAIAAIQTFGTGSTGSRLMTGHRELHRQLELEIAALKQTEDALVFSSGYLANLGAIASLVGARDLILADEYNHSSLKNGGILSQATQIDYQHCNLADLSQNLAQYRSHYRRCLIVSDTVFSMDGDLCPLPEILELAEAHNCMVLVDEAHATGVFGDNGAGCVEYFGLTSFPLIQIGTLSKSLGSLGGYVAGSKNLVDFLRNRAASFIYTTALSIADTATALAALKIIRQEPEHRQQLWENVSTLKQLISQELPEINLLPSASPIICISMGSPSQALQLTQQLREQGIFAPAIRPPTVPTSRIRLTLMATHETQHLQALVAALKTSINRHLA; this is encoded by the coding sequence ATGTTAGAAGATTCTTACCTGTGGATTGAGAAATCTCTCACCACAATACATCAAGCTAATTGGTATCGTTCTGTACGCACTCTGGAGAGCCTTCCTGGTGCGGAAGTTGTGCTAGAAGGAAAACCAGTCATTAACTTTGCTAGCAACGATTATTTAGGTTTAGCTGGCGATTATAGGCTGATAGAAGCTGCGATCGCTGCCATCCAAACTTTTGGTACGGGTAGTACTGGTTCTCGGTTAATGACTGGGCACAGGGAGCTACATCGCCAACTAGAATTAGAAATAGCAGCTTTAAAACAGACAGAAGATGCATTGGTATTCAGTTCTGGATATCTAGCTAACTTAGGGGCGATCGCCTCTCTAGTCGGTGCGCGTGACTTAATTTTAGCAGATGAATACAATCACTCTAGCCTCAAAAATGGTGGTATTCTAAGTCAGGCAACCCAAATAGATTATCAGCACTGTAATCTAGCCGACTTAAGCCAAAATCTAGCTCAATATCGTTCCCACTATCGGCGCTGTCTGATTGTTAGCGATACTGTCTTCAGTATGGATGGAGATTTGTGCCCCTTACCAGAAATCTTAGAACTAGCAGAAGCTCATAATTGCATGGTCTTAGTCGATGAAGCTCACGCTACCGGAGTTTTTGGAGATAATGGGGCTGGTTGCGTTGAATATTTCGGTTTAACTAGTTTCCCTTTAATTCAAATTGGCACCTTGAGCAAATCTTTAGGCAGTTTAGGCGGATATGTGGCTGGAAGCAAAAATCTAGTAGATTTTCTCCGCAATCGTGCCGCCAGCTTTATTTATACTACCGCACTCTCTATAGCCGATACTGCCACTGCCCTAGCTGCACTAAAAATTATCCGCCAAGAACCAGAACATCGCCAGCAACTTTGGGAAAATGTTTCTACTCTCAAGCAACTTATATCTCAAGAGTTACCGGAAATAAACTTATTACCCTCTGCATCGCCTATCATTTGTATATCGATGGGTAGTCCTTCTCAAGCCTTACAATTAACCCAACAGCTTAGAGAGCAAGGCATCTTTGCTCCTGCGATTCGCCCACCTACAGTTCCTACTAGTCGAATTCGCCTGACTTTGATGGCAACTCACGAAACTCAGCACTTGCAAGCATTAGTCGCAGCGCTGAAAACCTCAATCAATAGACATCTTGCATAA
- a CDS encoding mannosyltransferase family protein: MNFKLFYRNIDRKLIWQVLTIKFLVILWGGIVHQVFTRHRFANLGDWLAIWNLWDAPRYLNLAEFGYQSSGENQVNIAFYPLYPLLIRCIETITNNYIVSAFLISALASIATAIFLQNLVAVDYSPKIARSSVLFLFIFPTSYFLHIGYTESLFLALSIGCLLAARTNNWRWVGFLGGLATMTRINGMILIPALIVEAIHQYRINKRFNRSWLWILAVPSGLIIYLLCNLWVNGNIFSFLEFQREFWHKSSAFPWQSIWAKIQQTPRYAAYEMQMVGVQELLFIAIGLAGTIWSWFKLRPVYSVWMTGNWWLFTSTSFILSVPRYTLVLFPLYIGFSFLYKERILYNVIIVWCVVFLLLFSGLFAVGKWAF, from the coding sequence TTGAATTTTAAACTTTTTTATAGAAATATAGATCGCAAATTAATCTGGCAAGTTCTAACTATTAAATTCTTGGTTATACTTTGGGGAGGAATCGTTCATCAAGTTTTTACAAGGCATCGTTTTGCTAACTTAGGAGATTGGTTAGCTATTTGGAATCTTTGGGATGCACCTCGTTATTTAAATCTTGCTGAATTTGGTTATCAATCCAGTGGTGAGAATCAAGTAAACATTGCTTTTTATCCACTTTATCCACTGCTGATTAGATGCATAGAAACTATTACTAATAACTATATTGTTAGCGCTTTCTTAATCTCAGCCTTAGCATCCATAGCTACAGCCATATTTTTACAAAATTTAGTAGCGGTAGATTATTCACCGAAAATAGCTCGTTCTAGCGTCCTTTTTTTATTTATATTTCCTACTAGCTACTTTCTACATATTGGCTACACTGAAAGTCTGTTTCTTGCTTTATCAATTGGTTGTTTATTAGCAGCTAGAACTAATAATTGGCGGTGGGTTGGATTTCTGGGAGGATTAGCAACTATGACTCGAATTAATGGGATGATTTTAATCCCTGCTTTGATCGTAGAAGCGATTCACCAATACAGGATTAATAAACGGTTTAACCGAAGTTGGTTATGGATTCTGGCTGTTCCCAGTGGATTAATAATTTACTTGCTATGTAACCTTTGGGTAAATGGTAATATTTTCAGTTTTCTAGAATTTCAGCGAGAGTTTTGGCATAAATCTTCGGCATTTCCTTGGCAAAGTATTTGGGCTAAAATTCAGCAAACTCCGCGTTATGCTGCTTATGAAATGCAGATGGTGGGGGTACAAGAACTACTATTTATTGCGATCGGTTTAGCTGGTACGATCTGGAGTTGGTTTAAGTTACGCCCAGTTTATAGTGTGTGGATGACTGGTAATTGGTGGTTGTTTACTAGTACTTCTTTTATTTTGAGCGTACCACGTTACACTTTAGTTCTTTTTCCGCTTTATATCGGGTTTTCTTTCTTATATAAAGAACGAATTCTATATAACGTAATTATCGTTTGGTGCGTCGTATTTTTGTTGTTATTTTCTGGTTTGTTTGCTGTAGGTAAATGGGCGTTTTAA